Below is a genomic region from Fusobacterium perfoetens.
TTAAAATCAATATATTTTTTCTTAAAAGTATATAAAAGAAGAGAGAAATTAACTATTGCTGCTACTGATGTTGCGAGAGCAAGCCCTTTATAAGCCATTGGTTTTATAAGTAGCATATTTAAAACAATATTTATAACTATTGAAATAATAGAAAATTTTACAGGGTCTTTACTATTTTTCATGCCATAAAAGGCTCTAGTTAAAACGTGGATAGCATTATAGAAATAAAGTCCAACTGAATAGAAAAACAGTGATTCTGCTGTTATCATAATAGCTCTCTCATTAAAGTTTCCATATCCAAATAAAAATTTTACAACCTCTTTAGAATAAAAACAAAATACCATCATACAAGGTATGATTAAAAATAGTAAAATATTTAATCCTTTCAATAAATTATCCTCTACCCCTTTAAAATCTTTATCGACTATTTTTTTTGAAAGAGTTGGATAAACTACTGTTGAAACTGATATTCCAAAAACTCCTATTGGTAAAGTATAAAGTCTTGTGGCATTTTCAAGAGCTGATATTCCTCCTGCCTCAAGATATGATGCAAAAAATTGGTCAACTATTGTATTAAATTGTCTTGCAACTATTCCTACAAGCATTGGCAACATCATATAAAAAAGTCTTTTTAAATATCTATCTTTCCAATAAATTTTTAGACTATAACCTTTTGTTTTAGCAAAAAATTGTGGAAGTTGTATCAAAAGTTGCAGTACTCCACCTACTAAAACTCCATAAGCCATAGCTTTTATTCCATATTTTCTCCCGAAAAATATTGCTGACCCTAAAGTTGCCAAGTTAAAAAATATCGCTGTTGAGGCTGGGACTACAAATATTTTAAAATTATTAAGTATAGCTCCAATCATTCCAGCAAGGGCAATCAAAATAAAATAAGATGACATTATTTCTAAAAGTCCTGCTGCCATATGTTTTGTTTCAGCAGAAAATCCATTAACTATCAAAGAAATAACTTGATCTGAAAAAACTATCATAAGTATTGAAATAACTATGGAAAAAATAAAAAGTATATTTAAGATAGAGAAGATAAATTTTCTTCCCTCTTCCTCTCCCTCTTCTTTTACTTTTTCGTTATAAAGTGGGATAAAAGATGTTCCCAATGCTCCCTCTCCCAATAGCTGTCTAAAAAAGTTACTTATCTTAAAAGCACTAAAAAAAGCGTCAGTGGCTGCATTAGCTCCAAAATAATAAGCCACTACCATACTTCTTCCAAGCCCTAAAACTCTACTTATCAAAGTAACTATCATTACTAAAATTCCACTTTTAAACATTAATTAATTTCCTCCAAACTACTTAGTTCATTTTCGTTATATATATTTTTTCTTCGATTTTCAGTATATCGAAAATTCCCTCTTTATAAGCATCTAAAATCGCCAAGAATATATAAACCAAATGCATTCTATTTTCAGCTCTCTCAAATATCTCCTCTAAATTTTTTTTATCATTGTAAATAAATATTTTTAATTTTTCCAACTCATCTTCTAAAGTATAAGTTCTCTCATATTTTATCTCCATTATATCAGAGCTTTGTTTTGAAAGATATTTCTTATAGCTCTCATAAATATCATCTAAAGTAAGAGAGTCTAAATTATACTCTTTAGAAGAAACTTTTGTTATCTTTCTTCCCTCTTTTTTTGTATAACTTATATTAAATTCATTTTCTAATTTTGAAACCTCTTGGGTTACCTCTTTGAAAATCTTATATTCTTCCAATCTACGTTTTAAATCTTTTTCAGATTGTCTCTCTTTTTCAAGATTAAGTATTGAGAAAGCTTTTATCTCAAGAAGTTCTGTTGCTATCAACACAAACTCTACCTTTATATCAAGATGATCTCTTTTGCTTGCATCTAAGATAGCTAGATATTCATCTATAATCTGGGTTATTTTTATCTCAGAGATTTTCATCTTCTTTTTTTCTATTAGATACACCAAAAGTTCTAAAGGTCCTTCAAAATTATCAAGTTTTAAAACTATATCCTTTTGAGTTGCAATCTCCTTTGGCATATTTTCTATATTATTTTCTGTTTGAAATTTTTCTCCAGTTTTCAACATCATTTCTTATTCCTTGTCTTAGTTCTTCCATAGAACCGAATTTTTTCTCGTCTCTTAGATGTTTTTCTATACTAACATCGATTTTTTTTCCATAAATATCCCTATTAAAATCTAGGATATGTACCTCTACACTTAATTCTCCCGGTTTTAATGTAGGATTTTTTCCAATATTTACAACTGCATTATATTTTTCTTTTTCACCCTCGATTAAAACTGTCCCTCCAAATATTCCAAAAGGGGGATAAACTTTATTTACAACCTTTAAGTTTGCTGTTGGAAATCCCAATACTCTTCCAAGTTTTTTCCCATGTTCTACTTCTCCAGAGATAAAAAATGGTCTTCCTAAAAACATATTAGCTTCTTCGATTTTTCCCTCTAATATAAATTTTCTAATAAGAGTTGAGCTTAGTACCTGCCCTTTATATTCAATAGCTTTAATTTCATTAAGTTTTATGCCTTTTTTAGGAGCAACTTTTCTTAAGTATTCTACGTTTCCACTTCCTTTTTCAGCAAAAGTATAATTAAATCCTACAAAAATTTCTTTAGCTCCTAAATATTCAATTAAAATTTTGTCAATAAATTCCTCTTTTGAAGTTTCCGCATACTTTTCATCAAAAGTTTGTAAAACTACATAATCAACACCCATCTCTTCTAAAAGTCTTAACTTTTCATCGATAGTGTTTATCATTTTAGGAACTCTCTCTGGAGCTATTATTTCTAATGGATGGTTTAAAAAAGTATAAACTACTGATATTCCCCCGTTTTTTTTAGCTTCCTCTATAGCACTATTTATCAAAACTCTGTGTCCTCTATGAACTCCGTCAAAAGTTCCAAGAGCCACATAGCTATTTTTTAATCTTTCTTCACTTTTTTGTATATCAACTATTACTTTCATTGAAACTCTATTTACTCCTTATTTTCTTCAACTAATTGATTATAAACTTCTTCTATTCTTCTAAATCTATTTCTTATACCTGATTTGGAAATTCCTATCATATCAGCAAGTTCTTGAAGAGAGCTTTCTGGATTTTGAAGTCTTAAAAAAGCTACCTCCTCCAAAACTGATGAAAGTTTATTTATCCCCATAACTTTTCCAATATAATTTATCATTTTTATCTGTTTTATCCCTGTATTAAGAGCTTTGGTTTCATTGGCAACTTCCCAGTTCATCTCTCTTATAGTTTTATTTTTTAAATCTTTCATCATCGTTATCTCTTCATATTTATAAAACTCTTTGATAGAACCTATCATTACCAAAACGTCCATTATATCTTCGCAGTTTCTTAAATAAACTAAATTTTTATTTCTTTTTTTAGTTTTAGAAACTTTTTTCCCTAAGTTTAAAAGAATTCTATAAAGTTCATCTGCCATCTCTTCATCATCTATGAAAAAATCCATTGCATATTCCTTTTCAGGTGGTTTTACATAACCAGTAGATAGAAATAATCCTCTTATAAACCCAGCTACTCTCTCTTCATCTTGCTCTATTTCTTCTCCACGAAATCCCTCTAACATCTGAATAAAATCATTATATCCATTTTGTTTTTCAATAGTTATTATATATACTCTATGCTCACCAAAATTCATACTAATAGAATATTTTACACTTAGTTTTAATTCTGTGACCTCTTTTAAAAGTCCATAAACTCTATTGGCAAGCTCGATACTCTCCAGTTTAAATTCTATTTTATTATTTTGAATAGCATTTTTAACATCTAAAATTCCTCTAAGCTCTGCTATCTTTTCCTTTGTTGTATAAATTGATTTTTTTATTATCTCTGTTTTTACTTGAGAAGTATAGGACATTTTACACCCCTTTCTCTATCTCTTATTATTTAGCCTCTGCCCAATTTTTTCCTACAGCGCTATTAACTTCTAAATGGACATTTTTAAAGTCCACACTATTTTTCATTATATTTTCTATAAGCTCTCTATAATAATCTACTTTTTCCTCTTTTACCTCAAAAATAAGTTCGTCGTGAACTTGTAAAAGCATATCTATATCCCCTTTATCTTTTAAAATATTATAGATACTTATCATAGCTTTTTTTATAATTTCAGCAGCAGTCCCTTGAATAACTGTATTAACAGCCATTCTTTCCCCTTGACTTTTTATATTTTTATTTTTAGAATTTATTCCATCAATCCATCTTCTTCTGCCAAAATATGTTTCCACATAACCTTTTTTTTCTGCAACTTCTACTATCTGACGTTCAAACTCTTTTACTTTTGGATATTCAGCAAAATATTTTTCAATATACTCTTTTGCCTCCCCTTGAGTAATTTTAAGTTCATTAGCAAGTCCAAAAGGTGTTTTTCCATAAATAACGCTAAAATTTATAGTTTTAGCAACTGTTCTTTCTTCTCTTGTTACTCTGCTACCTTTTGGAAGTCCAAAAATCTTTCTAGCAGTTAAACTGTGTAAATCTTCATTTTTTGCATAAGCATCTATTAAATTTTCATCACCTGACATCTCTCCTAAAACTCTAAGTTCTATTTGAGAATAGTCAATTCCAAGAATTTTATAACCATCTCTTGCTACAAATCCCTCTCTTATTTTCATTCCCTCATCTGTTTTTACAGGAATATTTTGAAGATTTGGATCTGATGATGAAAGTCTTCCAGTAGCTGTTCCACTTTGATTAAAAGTAGTGTGTATTCTATTTTCTCTATCTCTTACTTTTAAAAGAGCATCTACATAAGTTGATTTTAATTTTGCAAATTTTCTATATTCCAATATATACTCAGCTATTTTTTCCCCTTGGTTTTTTAAGTATTCCAAAACTCCAACATCTGTAGAATATCCACTTTTTGTCTTTTTAACAGGTGGAATATTCAATTTAAAGAATAAAATTTCAGAAAGTTGTTTTGGAGAATTTATATTAAATTTTTCCCCAGCAACTTCATAGATTTTATTTTCAAGTTCATCTATAAAACTTGCAAGCTCTACACTATAATTTTCAAAATATCTAGGGTCAATAGCTATCCCTTTTTCTTCCATTGACGCTAATACTTCTATTAAAGGTATCTCTGTTTCTTTTAAATTTTTTATAAGATTTTTTTCTTCTAAATCCTCTTTAAGACTTGGATAAATCTCTTGTAAAAGATTAGATAATCTACATAGATATTTTCCATAAGATTCTATATCAAGATTTTCTTTTAACTCTTTTCCAAATAAATCAGCATAACTTTGAATTTCTATTCCCTCTTCATTTGCAAGTATTTCTATCCCCTCTTTTGTTTGAGCAGTTTTTAGATGTTGTCCAAGCATCATATCAAACTCGATATTTGAAGTAGTGATTTTATAAATATTTTTTATTACATTTTTAAAATCATAAGTTATAAATTTTTTATCCATTGAGAAAATTTCATTTAATTTTTCTTTTGAATAATTTTGATAATTTGCACCTAGTTTTAGATTATGTCCAAATGGTACATAGTAATCTTGTTTTGCAGTTGAGAAAGCCATTCCTATATTTTCTGTATAGAAAAATACCTCCTCCTCTTTTTTTATCTCTTCCACAAGATTTTTAAATTTTTCATCACTATCTACAACTAAAATCTCACTTGCTCTAACCACTTTTGGAATTTCTGCAAAAAGTCCTAGTTGATTGTTTTCTTTAGTTTCAACAACTTCTTCTTGTAGATTCATTCTTTTTATTAAAGCTTTAAAACCTAAAACTTTAAAAAGTTCCAAAAGTTTGACGTTGTCTATTTTATATGATATTTGTGAAATTTCTATGTCAAGAGGGATATTTTTTTCAATAGTAGCTAGTTCTCTACTTAAAAAAGCTATCTCTTTATCCTCTTTTATATTTCTTATAAGCCCCGGTCCTATTCCGCTTATCTCTTTTAAAGAATCTACATTTTCATAAATCCCCTCAAGATTTTTATATTTCTCAAGCATTGGTATAGCTTTTTTTTCTCCAACTTTTCTAACTCCTGGAATACCGTCACTTGAATCTCCTATAAGACCAAATAAATCCGGTATCATATTAGGTACAACTCCAAGATAATCAACAACATCTTCATCAGTAGATAAAATTTTAAATCCTCCGTCGTCACCTTTTCCCATAAGAGCGATATTTATATTTTCATCTACAAGTTGAGCTAAATCTTTATCTCCCGTAACAATATATATTTCATAACCATCTTTTGAGAACTTTTTAGAAATAGTTCCCATTACATCATCAGCTTCATATCCATCTATTTTAAATCTTTTAATTCCAAAAGAATCAAGAACTTCCTCTATTCTTGGAATTTGTCTTAATAAATCTTCCGGCACTGCATCTCTATTTTTTTTGTACTCCTCATAGATAGCACTTCTTTTTAATGTAGCTCTCTTTACATCTTGAGCAGCACAAATATAATCAGGAGAAAATTCTTTTATGATACTAAGCAACATATTAGTAAATCCATAAACAGCCCCCGTTGGTTCATCTTTTGTTCTAAAATTCATATTTGCATAAAAGGCTCTATACATAATAGCACTTGTATCTAGTAAAACGATTTTTTTCATTCTTTCCTCCTATTAATTTTTTTAATTTTACGCATAATATTATATCATATCTTACATTTTTTTTCATAAAATCTTTATTAGGTTTTATCTTTTTTTATTTCTTATTCTTTAAAATTCTTGTCAATATTATTTTTTTTTGTTATAATTAAAGGTAGAATAAAATAAATATATAAACAGGAGGTTTTTTATGAACTTAGTTGTTTTAACTGGAAGATTAACTAGAGATCCTGAATTAAAATATGGACAAAGCGGAAAAGCTTATTCTAGATTTTCTTTAGCCGTTGATAGACCTTTCCAAAAAGGTGAAGCTGATTTTATCAACTGCGTAGCTTTTGGAAAAACTGCTGAACTTATTGGCGAATATTTAAGAAAAGGTAGAAAAGTTGGTGTTCAAGGTTCTCTACAAATGAATAGATATGAAGTAAATGGAGAAAAAAGAACTTCTTATGATGTACTTGTAAATAATATAGAATTCTTAGAATCAAAAAATGCAACATCTTCTAATAATATGGACGATCCTTATGCTAATATGGATCATACTCCAGAACCTGTTCCATCTGGAATATCTAGTATGGACGACGATGAGTTTCCATTCTAGTAATTTATAATAATTTTTTATTAAATTTTAATTTTATATGGAGGTAAGATGAAAAAAAATAGTATCGTTATTCTTGACTTTGGTTCTCAATACAACCAATTAATTGCAAGAAGAATTAGAGAAATGGGGGTTTACGCTGAAATAGTTCCTTACTATGAACCTCTTGAAAAAATAAAAGAAAGAGAACCTAAAGGAATTATCCTTTCTGGTGGACCTGCATCTGTTTATTTAGAAGATGCTTATATGATTGACAAAGCTCTTTACGATTTAGGTATCCCAGTTCTTGCAGTTTGTTACGGAATGCAACTTACTAACCACCTTTTAGGAGGAAAAGTTGAAGCTGCTGAAAAACAAGAATTCGGAAAAGCTATCTTAGTTCTTGACGAAGCTGAAAATCCTTTATTCGAAGGAATCCCTAACAATTCTCAAGTTTGGATGAGCCACCAAGACCATGTTGTTAAAATGGCACCTGGATTTGAACAAATCGCTCACACAGATTCTTGTATCGCAACTTGTTGCAATAAAGAAAAAAATATCTACTGCGTACAATTCCACCCAGAAGTTACTCACTCTGAATATGGAAAAGAAATATATAAAAACTTTGTTTTCAATATAGCTAAATGTGAACAAAACTGGAATATGAACAACTATATTGAAGAAACTGTAAAAAATATAAAAGCTACTGTTGGAGATAAAAAAGTTTTACTTGGACTTTCTGGAGGAGTTGACTCTTCTGTTGCGGCTACTCTTATCCATAGAGCAATCGGAGATCAATTAACTTGTATCTTCGTTGATACTGGTCTTTTAAGAAAAGACGAAGCTAAAACTGTTATGGAAGTTTACGGAGAAAATTTCCATATGAACATCAAATGCGTAAACGCTGAAGAAAGATTCCTTTCTAAATTAGCTGGTGTATCAGACCCTGAAGCAAAAAGAAAAATAATTGGAAAAGAATTTATCGAAGTATTCAATGAAGAAGCTTCTAAATTAACTGATGTTACTTTCCTTGCTCAAGGAACTATCTATCCAGACGTTATTGAATCTCAATCTGTAAAAGGACCTTCAATGACAATTAAATCTCACCACAATGTTGGTGGACTTCCTGAAGATATGAAATTCACTTTACTTGAACCATTAAGAGAATTATTCAAAGACGAAGTTAGAAAAGTAGGAAGAGAATTAGGAATCCCTGATCATATGATCGATAGACACCCATTCCCAGGACCAGGACTTGGAATAAGAATTTTAGGAGAAGTTTCTAAAGAAAAAGCTGATATCTTAAGAGAAGCTGACGCAATATTTATTGAAGAACTTAGAAAAGCTGACCTTTATAATAAAGTAAGCCAAGCTTTCGTAGTTTTATTACCAGTAAAATCTGTTGGAGTTATGGGAGACTTCAGAACTTATGAATATACTGCAGTTTTAAGATCTGCTAACACTATTGACTTTATGACTGCTACTTGGTCAAAACTTCCTTATGAATTCTTAGAAGTTGTTTCTAATAGAATTATTAACGAAGTTAAAGGAATCAATAGATTAACTTATGATATTTCTTCTAAACCACCTGCAACTATCGAGTGGGAATAGTATCTTGTATTGCATAAGATTGCTATTTTAAAAGAAATAAAAGTAATTTTATAACTAATTGGCCGCAAAATGGCCGTAAAACAAAAAAAGTAGGATTTTGTAGTCCTACTTTTTTACTTTTTAGCTGAAATATCATTTAATAAATTCATCATACTGATATTTGCATTTGGGTAAATATGTGAATATGTATTAAGAGTTGTCTCCACTTTTTCATGCCCCAATCTTTTACTGATTAGCACAGGATTAACTCCTAAATGTATCAAAAGACTTGCATGGCTGTGTCTTAAATCATGAAGTCTTATACTTTCCATATTCTCAGCTTTTGCTATTCTCTTTATCTCATGTTCAAACAGATATTTAGTACATGGAAATATTCTATCTTTCTTTTTTAAATCATACAACTTTTCAAAATAATTTTCAAGTACATTTGCCAAGTTGTCACTTATCTCTATTATTCTGTTGCTTCTTGGTGTCTTAGGTGTGGTAATTATATCTCTCCCTTTAAGCCGCTGATATGATTTATTCACTCTAAGAGTTTTCTTTTCTAAATCAATATCTTCTCTGGTTAAAGCAAGAAGTTCTCCAATTCTTAGCCCTGTCCAGAATAAAGTTTGAAAACCTGTTTTAGCTATCGGATTGATTAATTTTTCAGAACTTATAAATTTCTTAAATTCTTCTATACTCCATATATTCATTTCGTCTGCATTTTTCTTTCCAATACTACCAGCCTTATGACATGGATTTTCTTTAAGATTATAAAACCTTACAGCATAATTAAATATTGCTACTAACTGATTATTCATGGTTTTTATATAAGTCTGACTGTATTTTTTCCCTGTCTTTTCATTAGTGTATTGCAAAATCTTTCTCTGCCAAGCACGAATTGTATTTGGAGTTATTTCTGACAGCTTTAATTTATTGAAAAATGGAGCTATTTTAAGCTCCATTAAATACTTCTTCGTTTCAAGTGTATTTTCTTTCAGCCTTGTAGATAAGTCCTCAAAATAGAGGACTACAAGACTTTCAAAGGTCATATCTATATTATATTGAGCCTTTCTCAAAAACTCCCTTTCATATTCTTGGGCTTCACTTTTCTTTTTAAAACCTCTCTTTTGAGTTTCTCTCCTCTTTCCTGTATGGTCAATATAATAAAATCTAGCTCTCCATGTCCCATTTTCTTCCTTGTAAACAGGCATTATGCCACCTCCTCAATACCAAGTCTTTTTAAGAGGTAATCTTTATTAATTCTTCCTCTGATAGTAATATATCCCTCTTTCTTCAATTCCTCGTTAAGTTCTCTTATTATTTGATAGGCTTTACCTACTCTTACTTTACATAAAGTTGCTACTTGTTCTGCCGTTAAAATCTTTTCCATAAATTATCCTCCTTTTATTCTTTAGAACTGGCTTAGGAAATATTCTAAGCCAATCCTACTAATTAATTATATATAGTTTATTCTTCATTATCTTCTCTGATAAACTTACTAAAGTTCACAAATTTAATTTCTCCATCTATAAGTACAAAGTTCTTTTTTGTTACTTGAGGATTACTACACTGAAATATTCTTTTAGTTTCTATTTCAGCTATTTTCACAAAGAAATCAGGTATTCCCTTAAAAATATCAAAACGTTCATTAAAACTTCCTTCTTCTATTTTTTTAATTGTCCATTTATTAAAATCATCATCAGTTATCTTTTTATTTCCTCCAATCCAAATAATA
It encodes:
- the murJ gene encoding murein biosynthesis integral membrane protein MurJ is translated as MFKSGILVMIVTLISRVLGLGRSMVVAYYFGANAATDAFFSAFKISNFFRQLLGEGALGTSFIPLYNEKVKEEGEEEGRKFIFSILNILFIFSIVISILMIVFSDQVISLIVNGFSAETKHMAAGLLEIMSSYFILIALAGMIGAILNNFKIFVVPASTAIFFNLATLGSAIFFGRKYGIKAMAYGVLVGGVLQLLIQLPQFFAKTKGYSLKIYWKDRYLKRLFYMMLPMLVGIVARQFNTIVDQFFASYLEAGGISALENATRLYTLPIGVFGISVSTVVYPTLSKKIVDKDFKGVEDNLLKGLNILLFLIIPCMMVFCFYSKEVVKFLFGYGNFNERAIMITAESLFFYSVGLYFYNAIHVLTRAFYGMKNSKDPVKFSIISIVINIVLNMLLIKPMAYKGLALATSVAAIVNFSLLLYTFKKKYIDFKMRRTIIFAIKVIVSSLIAVAVSFGIGNLILKLIVFSIVYIVLWAYPIYKKRLEVF
- a CDS encoding segregation and condensation protein A, whose amino-acid sequence is MMLKTGEKFQTENNIENMPKEIATQKDIVLKLDNFEGPLELLVYLIEKKKMKISEIKITQIIDEYLAILDASKRDHLDIKVEFVLIATELLEIKAFSILNLEKERQSEKDLKRRLEEYKIFKEVTQEVSKLENEFNISYTKKEGRKITKVSSKEYNLDSLTLDDIYESYKKYLSKQSSDIMEIKYERTYTLEDELEKLKIFIYNDKKNLEEIFERAENRMHLVYIFLAILDAYKEGIFDILKIEEKIYITKMN
- a CDS encoding bifunctional riboflavin kinase/FAD synthetase, with amino-acid sequence MKVIVDIQKSEERLKNSYVALGTFDGVHRGHRVLINSAIEEAKKNGGISVVYTFLNHPLEIIAPERVPKMINTIDEKLRLLEEMGVDYVVLQTFDEKYAETSKEEFIDKILIEYLGAKEIFVGFNYTFAEKGSGNVEYLRKVAPKKGIKLNEIKAIEYKGQVLSSTLIRKFILEGKIEEANMFLGRPFFISGEVEHGKKLGRVLGFPTANLKVVNKVYPPFGIFGGTVLIEGEKEKYNAVVNIGKNPTLKPGELSVEVHILDFNRDIYGKKIDVSIEKHLRDEKKFGSMEELRQGIRNDVENWRKISNRK
- the whiA gene encoding DNA-binding protein WhiA translates to MSYTSQVKTEIIKKSIYTTKEKIAELRGILDVKNAIQNNKIEFKLESIELANRVYGLLKEVTELKLSVKYSISMNFGEHRVYIITIEKQNGYNDFIQMLEGFRGEEIEQDEERVAGFIRGLFLSTGYVKPPEKEYAMDFFIDDEEMADELYRILLNLGKKVSKTKKRNKNLVYLRNCEDIMDVLVMIGSIKEFYKYEEITMMKDLKNKTIREMNWEVANETKALNTGIKQIKMINYIGKVMGINKLSSVLEEVAFLRLQNPESSLQELADMIGISKSGIRNRFRRIEEVYNQLVEENKE
- the polA gene encoding DNA polymerase I, with protein sequence MKKIVLLDTSAIMYRAFYANMNFRTKDEPTGAVYGFTNMLLSIIKEFSPDYICAAQDVKRATLKRSAIYEEYKKNRDAVPEDLLRQIPRIEEVLDSFGIKRFKIDGYEADDVMGTISKKFSKDGYEIYIVTGDKDLAQLVDENINIALMGKGDDGGFKILSTDEDVVDYLGVVPNMIPDLFGLIGDSSDGIPGVRKVGEKKAIPMLEKYKNLEGIYENVDSLKEISGIGPGLIRNIKEDKEIAFLSRELATIEKNIPLDIEISQISYKIDNVKLLELFKVLGFKALIKRMNLQEEVVETKENNQLGLFAEIPKVVRASEILVVDSDEKFKNLVEEIKKEEEVFFYTENIGMAFSTAKQDYYVPFGHNLKLGANYQNYSKEKLNEIFSMDKKFITYDFKNVIKNIYKITTSNIEFDMMLGQHLKTAQTKEGIEILANEEGIEIQSYADLFGKELKENLDIESYGKYLCRLSNLLQEIYPSLKEDLEEKNLIKNLKETEIPLIEVLASMEEKGIAIDPRYFENYSVELASFIDELENKIYEVAGEKFNINSPKQLSEILFFKLNIPPVKKTKSGYSTDVGVLEYLKNQGEKIAEYILEYRKFAKLKSTYVDALLKVRDRENRIHTTFNQSGTATGRLSSSDPNLQNIPVKTDEGMKIREGFVARDGYKILGIDYSQIELRVLGEMSGDENLIDAYAKNEDLHSLTARKIFGLPKGSRVTREERTVAKTINFSVIYGKTPFGLANELKITQGEAKEYIEKYFAEYPKVKEFERQIVEVAEKKGYVETYFGRRRWIDGINSKNKNIKSQGERMAVNTVIQGTAAEIIKKAMISIYNILKDKGDIDMLLQVHDELIFEVKEEKVDYYRELIENIMKNSVDFKNVHLEVNSAVGKNWAEAK
- a CDS encoding single-stranded DNA-binding protein produces the protein MNLVVLTGRLTRDPELKYGQSGKAYSRFSLAVDRPFQKGEADFINCVAFGKTAELIGEYLRKGRKVGVQGSLQMNRYEVNGEKRTSYDVLVNNIEFLESKNATSSNNMDDPYANMDHTPEPVPSGISSMDDDEFPF
- the guaA gene encoding glutamine-hydrolyzing GMP synthase gives rise to the protein MKKNSIVILDFGSQYNQLIARRIREMGVYAEIVPYYEPLEKIKEREPKGIILSGGPASVYLEDAYMIDKALYDLGIPVLAVCYGMQLTNHLLGGKVEAAEKQEFGKAILVLDEAENPLFEGIPNNSQVWMSHQDHVVKMAPGFEQIAHTDSCIATCCNKEKNIYCVQFHPEVTHSEYGKEIYKNFVFNIAKCEQNWNMNNYIEETVKNIKATVGDKKVLLGLSGGVDSSVAATLIHRAIGDQLTCIFVDTGLLRKDEAKTVMEVYGENFHMNIKCVNAEERFLSKLAGVSDPEAKRKIIGKEFIEVFNEEASKLTDVTFLAQGTIYPDVIESQSVKGPSMTIKSHHNVGGLPEDMKFTLLEPLRELFKDEVRKVGRELGIPDHMIDRHPFPGPGLGIRILGEVSKEKADILREADAIFIEELRKADLYNKVSQAFVVLLPVKSVGVMGDFRTYEYTAVLRSANTIDFMTATWSKLPYEFLEVVSNRIINEVKGINRLTYDISSKPPATIEWE
- a CDS encoding site-specific integrase, with the protein product MPVYKEENGTWRARFYYIDHTGKRRETQKRGFKKKSEAQEYEREFLRKAQYNIDMTFESLVVLYFEDLSTRLKENTLETKKYLMELKIAPFFNKLKLSEITPNTIRAWQRKILQYTNEKTGKKYSQTYIKTMNNQLVAIFNYAVRFYNLKENPCHKAGSIGKKNADEMNIWSIEEFKKFISSEKLINPIAKTGFQTLFWTGLRIGELLALTREDIDLEKKTLRVNKSYQRLKGRDIITTPKTPRSNRIIEISDNLANVLENYFEKLYDLKKKDRIFPCTKYLFEHEIKRIAKAENMESIRLHDLRHSHASLLIHLGVNPVLISKRLGHEKVETTLNTYSHIYPNANISMMNLLNDISAKK
- a CDS encoding transcriptional regulator, translated to MEKILTAEQVATLCKVRVGKAYQIIRELNEELKKEGYITIRGRINKDYLLKRLGIEEVA